AGACTGTGTCCAGCGTCCAGGCAGTTGGGCTCTGGAGCCGACAGTAAAGACTGTTGTGTGGTGGTAGCTGGTGCTGCATGTCCTGGAAGCAAAAGCCCAGGAGCAGGTGGGGCGAGGGAGCAAACAGCCTTGTCCAGAGGCCAGGTCTGGCATGGTCCAGCTGCACAGCCACCAGGACATGCGTAGGCCAAGGAAAAGCCAATGGCAGAAGATCCAGGAGACCTAAAAGCGTTTAATTTAATCAAGTGTGAGCGTCAGGTGGTTCTGGAGGCCCAGGAGAAGATGGTTGACTTGGAAAGGCAGGGCGAGCGCAGCTGGCCCTCGGGAATGGCGTGTCCCTTGtaagggagccctggcagcagagtGAGTGGTTGAAACGTGGGGCTCCtaacctaaggtgaccagacgtcctgctttttAACCAATTTTCCCGCGTTTcatggcgtttttaaaaagtcctgatttttggaaagaatgcacgacaagctagggtatacgggtttcggctgccatgtggctatttcaccagaatatgagttttatcaatggtgtcctgctttaccaatgttaaaatttgGTCACCTTatcctaaccacaaagttggttcCAACCTCCTGGCTGCTCTGGTCAAACTGTCGCGCGGGGGAGACTAAGGAGCGGCTCTTCTGTGCCCTGTAGGGCGGCAGGGAGTCAGCAGTGGACCCCCTGGCAGTGGTTTGGATGTTGTAGACTGTGTGCCTCTTTCTTAGGGGGCCCCAGTGGCACAACATTTAGGCGCTCGGTTGCCCTGGTTCCCCGGGAAGACCGACCTGGAAATCAGGTACGGCGAGGACTTGTCCGTTCGGATTCACAGCGGCCTTGGGCACAGCATTACGCAGCACGGCCCGGGCCTGTGCTCGCCTCACTGTCCTCGTGACatcggagcccattgttgcagccgccgtgCTGCGCCatatccttgagggtcttcctgggGGTTCTTTTGCCCTACTGACCCACTTTACCCAGCGTGATGGTGTTGTCCAGGGACTGATGCCTCTGgtttaatgtgtccaaagtatcgctggccctgcttctaaggagcatcgaaGCGTTGGTTCTTCTGGGCAGCCCAGGGCGCGTTTGGCTTCCTTCTCCTGTAGTCCTGCAGTCGAGAAGCAGCCGCCCCCCATCCTCCTCGCGCACGGCTCTcccaggcagctgccatgcatgCGGGGAGACAGAAAGTACCCGTTGCAGGCCCTCCTCTGATTTCTGGAcccctgcttccatgggcattgactaTGAGAAGATGCTAGCCGAGACACCGAGCGAGGGAAAAGTGAATTTGATGGTTGTGTACAGAGGAAACGGTAGGGTGGGGGTAGGATGCAGGAACACCAGCGTCAGCACCCTGCAGGAGCTCAGGGGAGGTGGCCAGCTGGATGAAGGAGCCTTCCTAAATGTCTTTGGGAAGTGGGTGATCATTGGTGGTGGGGTGATGGCAGACTAGAACCCGTGGGCACGGATGGCAACCAAAGCCGGGAGTGTCACTGCGTCTTGATCAGTGTAGATGTGACATGGGGTGTAGTCAGCGCTTTGGGGGGCATGTGGAGGCTTCTCaccagggggagaaatggggagccctGTGGGGAGCACCCGGGGAGGTCGAGGAACTAGCAGCTGGCATGGAGTGGCAATGGCATGTGTGAcagtctggagcagtggttctcaacctggggtcacGACCccatcacaggggtcgcctaagaccattggaaaacaacagtaacaaaatgacaattatgaagtagcaacaaaaatagttttatggttgggagtcaccgcaacatgaggaggaactgtctgaaagggtcggggcattaggaaggtggagaaccactggtctaaagggtCGCCTCTGAGCACACTAACATGACTGAGGAGACAGTGGAGGAGGGAAGTACACTTCACTGGGGGTTCCGAGGAAGGCAACTGCTGGTGGTGCCCAGTGTGGGAGAGCTGTCACCCGCCTTCCTCCTCCGCAGAATCCTACCATCCGCCTTCTCCGGGAGTCAGCAGACCCGGCGGGGTGCTGGTCCACCCCGGGTGGAACGGCTGTGGGGAGGCCCCGCGGTGGCCTCTCAGGGTGTCCTCACAGCGGTCCCTCGCCCTGTCCCCAGTCCCTgaagaggaaggagaaggagtATGAGCATGAGATGGAGCGGCTGGCGCGGGAGAAGATCGCGACCCAGCAGCGGCTGGCCGAGCTGAAGCACGAGCTGAGCCAGTGGATGGACGTGCTGGAGATCGACCGCGTGCTGCGGCAGACGGGCCAGCCCGAGGACGACCAGGCCTCCACCTCCACCGCCTCAGGTGAGCGCGCCCGGAGCGGTCCCTCCCGCAGAGAGCCTCTGGCTGCTGCCGGACCCATCCCCACCCTGGAACACACAGCCACCCTCCAGGGCCATTGTGCTCTCAACCCCTTGTTTCCTAGCCCTTTCTGACCCCCCTCTCCCCATGTCGCCCCCCCTCCCACGCGCAGAGGGTGAGGACAACATAGAcgaagagatggaggaggacagggCAGGCCTGGGCCCACCTAAGCTGAGCCATCGGCCCCAACAGGAGCTGCTGAAGTCAGCCTTGCCGCCTCCCAGTGCCGCccctccgcccccccacccccaccctgtggcCCTGTCTCCTGCCCACCtgccagtgcagcagcagcagccgccaCAGCAGAAGACACCTTTGgctgccccgccgcccccaccgACGGCCCCTGCCCAGACACTGGTGCCAGCTCCCGCCCACCTGGTGGCCTCAGCTGGGGGAGGCTCCACGGTCATCGCCCACACGGCCACCACCCACGCCTCAGTCATCCAGACTGTGAACCACGTCCTCCAGGGACCAGGCGGCAAGCACATCGCCCACATCGCCCCCTCGGCCCCCAGCCCTGCTGTGCAGCTGGCACCTGCCACCCCCCCCATCGGCCACATCACGGTGCACCCTGCTGCTCTCAACCACGTGGCCCATCTGGGCTCCCAGCTTCCCCTGTACCCACAGCCCGTGGCAGTTAGCCACATCGCCCACACCCTCTCCCACCAGCAAGTAAACGGCACTGCTGGCCTGGGCCCCCCAGCCACCGTCATGGCTAAGCCAGCTGTGGGGGCGCAGGTGATGCATCACCCCCAGCTGGTGGGCCAGACAGTGCTCAACCCCGTGACCATGGTCACCATGCCCTCCTTCCCGGTCAACACACTGAAGCTGGCCTGAGGAGGAAGCCACTCAGAGGCcccagtgggggcagggagggggtcctggcccccactctcccacccaccAGCTCCACACATTCCAGCCTTGCCCAGGcccgctccacccccacccacccccaggcctCCTAGGGGAAGGGGGTGCAAAGACTGAGCCAGGGGAGAGAGGGGCCGCCCCAGGGGGCTGGGCACTGGGCGAAGGAGTCCCCACTGCACTAGGACTTAAGAGAATGACTGATGAGATGAGACGCTGGTGAGTGTGCCACCTGTGCGGCCTGGTGCCACCTCCCACTTCCGTTCCTGCCACCCACCCTGTCCCCTGGAATCAGTGTGAAGGGACATCCTGGTCTCTGCTTTCCCCTCTGCCCCGCCATCCAttgctactgctgctgctattGCTCTGTCTGGTGAGGTGGCCGAATGCCCTGCGCTGGACACTAGTGACAGCTCTgaaggagtggcaggcctgggccCCACCCAGACCCATGGGTGCCCCCAGCCTGGCCTCTGACCAAGCGGCCACTGATCAGTTCCAGCAGAGGGGCGATGGGCCACCACCACTAAACCAAGTCCAAGCTGTTGCCAAGTTTCCCAGGGGCATTGGACAAACCTCCTGCCTCAGTGTGGGCACAGAGGTTTGTTGTCCTGTGCCCCCAAACCCAACCTGGAAAGAAGGGGTGCCACTCGTTTCCCTGGCTTTTGCTTAGTCTCTTGTGCCCTCTAAGGGTCAATGGGCCCGGGTGTCTGGCTTTGGGCGCCTCTGCAACTTGGAAGGCCCGGGCCAGGATTTGGTGTCTGGCCAGGAGTCCGGCAGCCCAGGAGGGCCAAGACAGGCAGGCTAGGCCCCGTCCTCGCCCCTGGCTGCCCGACGGCACCCCGCCCGGGTCGGTCCGCGGGCTGCTGCGAGTGCGCGCCCCCGGTGGCCGCGTGACGCCGCCCCCGCGGAGAGCTGGGGGCGGGGCTCCGCCGGGACGGGGGCGGGGCTGCGTGCGCAAGCGCTGCTTCCCGCCTCTGCCCGGGCggctgcttttaagaaaaaaaaaaagtgggtatTTATTATTACAAGTGGCCTTGTGTCAGACACACTCAGTTACACAAACGTGCACACTCAGCTCCCCGCGGACACTCACCGATGGCCTTTCAGCGGGAGGAGGAAGTTAGCACTGGCAGGCTGGGGCCTGGGTCTCCGGAGGCGGCCCGTTTGCGGGAGCGTAGCCGGGCAGAGACTCGAGGACTTCAGCATCCCTGGCTGGTCCTAGAGACCTCCCGGGGGCTGTTCGTTCTTTTCCTTTGAGCCCAGATGGGGCTGGAGGAAGGGGACCTGAGACCCTGCACCCAGGCTAGTACAGCAAGCCCACCTGACCAGCGCGATGCCTTCCCGCACCTGACACCTTGGTTCTCGGGGGAGAGGCGGCGAATGCTGAATTCAGTGTTGCCAGTGCAGTGGCGAGAAGGCAGGGGCCAGGGCCGCCCCTCCAAGAACAGTCCGAGAAGCACTGGCGAGCTGGCCCCTCCgttccccacccacctccctgccccagaCCGGAACTGCCGTGCCAGCCCCTTGGGCCTGCACAGATACCTCATCTGTCCCCTGCCatccgcccgcccccgccccccctccccgcagTGGGGCCTCCTAATCTAGTGCCGAATGACTATGTCCAGATTGGTGAAGATGGATATTGTGGCCGTTTTTGTTGTCGTTTGTGAACGCTGTGACGCCGTGTGCCCGTGAGGGCGGCCACCGCCCAAGCCCTTCTTGGGGGCATTTCCCCTCCACGAGCTGTCCGCTGTGCTGTCGGGACCACATCCGTCCTCTCCCGGTGGGacagcccgccccttcccaccctcGCCCTTCCAGCCTGGGGGACGCAGACACATCTTACCTCTCATGCGTGTTTTGCTTTTTGATGTTCAGAGTGACTCACTGGCTGGGAGTCTTTACctcggggagagggggaggctggtTCCTTGGGGGGCCAAAGAAGGGCAGGGGAGgcctggagggcagggagggggtcacCAAACTCCCTGTCCCTCCAGGAGCAGCTGCTGCTTCCCCCAGCCCAGggtcccaccctccacccctcaaAGAGGTGGCCCTTGTTTACAGTGAGGACTCAGTCACTGTGTCTCCGTTTCCTGAAATATAAACTGTAGCGACCCCAGACTGTAGAGATTTTTATGTGTTTGGATACATCTGCTGcgtggggtgggggaaaaaaactaCAAAACCCTAATTTTGTACATATTGTATTTTTACTATTAAACTGTATTCTAGTGGCTGTTCATGCTCCAAGACTTTAGGGGTTGAGACATGAATACTATCCATGTAATAAGCACTTGCCtggaataaaatataaaatgaaataaaccTGCACTGAAACCGGAGGTGGAGCTGCCAGCCTGCAGCATCTGGGTGGTTTTATTGTATGCAGGCAGGTGGAAGAGCTGTCAGCCCTGCTGCTGTCCCAGCAAACCCTACACAGGACTTCGTATTCCTTAGACTTTGGTCACACTTGCCCCTTCAAACCATGTTCGCAAACTCCCTTATATCAGCACAAGGAAGTCACTAGAACTCGCTGCACTTTGGCAGGTCAGGGTACAGGGTCAAAGTGACCAGTGGTCATTTTGCTGCTAGCCTGGGACTGTGCTAGTCAGATCTGTCAGCCCGTCACAAAGCCCTTACCCTGGCATTTGCCACCCCCATCAGTTGGGGGCACCCCTGAGCTCAAGGAAGTTCCAGCCGGGTAGGAGGCAGAGACTGCCCACAGCACTGGAATTCCTCGTGCAGGTGTGTCCCTGTGCCTGCCTGCGAAGCCGAAGCTGCCCCTTTCAGAGGCAGGAATGAGAAAGGGACCACGGTCAGAATCATGTTCTCAGCTGATCCTGGAAGACACTTGTCCCCACTGTGCACAAGCCCTGCAAGCTGTCTCAGCAGTAGTGAGGGAAATGAGGTCAAGGAGCCAGGTGCACCTGTAGTCACGCTGGCTGCCAAGTCTCACCTTTGTGTCCTGGGGAACACCTGCCTGACTCAGCCCCAGCTGGAGGCACGTAACTCAGGGTTTCTTCCCAGCATGGGTCTGCAGGAGAGCTTGACCCCTCAGGGAAAGGGTGGGTGGTGATGGTCAGGAATACCTTGCTGGGGGACCCACACGTCCTCTCTTACCCCCTCCAAAGgccagacccccacccccaatgctgTTTCCCCCATTTTCCCACTGCTTCTGTAGTGCCTTTCACGTGAGATGCTGGCTCCCTCTGCTGGCAGCTCTGGGAAGTGAGGGATCACTTCCACTGGCCCACTAGCCCCTTGGCTGTCCGTTAGAGAGGGATAACCTGCAGGAACACGTTCTGGTCTTTAGTCTCCGGGGGAGGGTTTTCAAATGATAACgtgtcagcagctgagcacttaaccagagtgccaccggggctccttcaaAAGACTAGCATTTCCTGATCCCCCACTGCCCAGCTCAGGGTTGTGATGGCCCAGTATCATCAGACTCCGTTTAAGGGTAGGCCACTTCTCTCTATCCTCAGAGGACAGTTCCCCCAGCTGAGCGGGGCCGCCAAGAGGATTCTGTGGTCGGGGACAGAACAGGAGTGAAAGCCCCAGTACGAATCCATGTTCTTCCACCCTCTCAAAAGGTCCCTGGGCAGCAGGAATCATTTGCTCTACAAAcccaaaagttggtggtttgagcccactgagCAATCTTCTGTAGAGTGTGTGGTGCCGGGCTGcggcgtcagttctgactcattctaggaaacactgcctgggctgcaccagcctcccaattgttGCTATGGTTGATCTCATTGTCGGATGTTTTTTGTGTGGCAAccatgtcactccatcttgtcgagggcctcttTTGCATGGACCCTCAACTGTAACCAGCCCAATGTCTCTCTCCAGGGTCGACTCCCTCCTCAGTAAAGGTTACAGCCAGGAcaacccagtggggcagttctactctgttaacATCTGGGGTCTCTGGAAGTCATCACCAACTCTGGCCAGAGTCCAGGTGCAGGAGGACTCCTGAGTCCTGAGAGTTACCCACGCTGCTTCTTCCCACCCCCTTGCCCCAGTGGACCCACGCTTGCCTGTGGGATTCCCTCGGTCCTGGCTCAGAAGGCCTGGAGTAGACAGCAAGCacctggaggggtgggggtgggcggagtAGAGAGAAGGTGGGAATTTGTGAGCCCACTGGACTGCTATCAGGCTAGTTTATTCAAGCCCTTTGAAGACTTCCATTCAGGTGGAAGAACCAGCAAAAGGAACTGACAGCCGCTGGGTGAGtcaactgggggtggggtggggtgcgttcCTGAGAGGCTTATGCAGTTGACTTGTTCCAGGAGGCCCCACAGCTCGGTATTCACTGGTTGGCCCAGACAGCTTTGGGCCACTAGCGTGTTCCTGCGTTAACCGCACAGCCAGGCAGGGGCAGCAGCTCTTGAGAATGAGTTGATTACAGACTCCTGAGAGCTCCTAGCTCCAGAGGCAACCCGTGGGATAACTGGAGTCCTTTTGTCAGATGTCTTCAGTGGCAGGCCTTGAGGCTGACACCAGAGGCAGGTGAGGGAAGGGCAGGAGAAGGTGTGAGGGTCTTTTGTTAGGCCCTTTCTGTGTCCTGGCCTAAGTCCTCATTCTGACCTCAGCAATGCCTGGCCCCTTCAGACCCCAGTTCCCAATCCCTCAATGCCCCAGCCTGCGGTAGACATCCCCAAGGCAGTGCTGGGGCAGCCCATGGCTGGAGGGGCCTGGAGGTCCCCCGTCCAGCCGCAAGTTCTCCGCTAGAGCCCAGTCAGTGTGGGGGGAGGGCTAGTCCATCCAGGTTAGCCTCAGGTAGCACCATGACCGTCACCTCCCACACCACACAGTCCGAGGTACCTCTCCTGGAAGCTTCTGTCGTCCTCCCTCCATCCTGGCCTTCCGGGGGCTGCCCCTCTCCCTGTTCCCCAGTGCACAGCCCCTCAGCGCCTGGCATAGCCCACCAGTAACCCCCGAGCCTCGCACCTTGCCAAATGCTGTGTTTATTGATCTGTTACACTGAAGAGTATAGTTTCTgagccagagaaacaaaacaaaacagacacgCTCTGCTCCTCACAAAACCACGGAGTCACTAAGGCAGGGACACGATGGCCACCGTGCTTGCTGGGCTCATGGACAGGGCTGGCCCCTCGACAGGCCATGCAGAGCCCGGGGAGGGGTGCTGGGCTGGATGCAAAAGGACTGGGGCCTACTGTTTCCACATTTCTCCGTGGGCAGGCAGTGGCCAGGTCTCGGTGAGTGCTGGGCAGGTCCGGGCCCTGGCAGAGGCGCCTCTGTGCCCTTGGACAAGGCCTGGCCTGCCTGCATCTGACAGGGgttggaggtggggtggagggtagTAGGGGCAGAGCAAGCAGCATGCCTAGGCCTGGGGTCCGGGGGCAGGCCCTTCATGGCACTCCAGCGAGCGAGTATGGTTCCTCCAAAGGGGGCCGTGGAGGAGAGAAGTGAAGGCAAGGCAGAGCCCACCCTGCGCCTCCCCAGGAACCCCCACCTCtcagcctggggcctgtccctgagGCAGACGGCCGGGGCGGCCTCCCCATGCCACCTCAGGTCACCTGGTGGCACAGCGCCACCCTTGTCACTCAGTGTCCAGGGATGCAGCTAATACACAAAGCATGGGCAGGGGCCAAGAGGCTGCAGACACACACGTGGGTGCCCCTACGGTGACGGAGTGCTGGGGTCACCTCAGGGGCCAAAGGCAGTGGCAGTGCTGAGGGCCTCCGGGGAGTGCCTGGCTAGGGGCCCAGGTCTTCTGAGCCCGGGGAAGGAACTGGCTGTGTCTCCACCATGCTGGGCTGGCGCCAGGGCCCTCCGGGCAGACACAGTCCAGAGCTCTCTGGTCGAATGACCTCGTTGTCAACTCTGCAGAGCCCCAAGGGCTCCAGAGAGGCCAGGGGACAGTCTAGGTGGTGGCCACGGGGGCAGTGGGGCCAGGCCCAGCTGTCTGAGTGGGAAGTGCACAGGTGTCCCCTCAGGGTGACAGCACCGAGAAGCCAAGCCCTCCTCCGCTGGTCCTGATTGGAGGGCCTCcaggcacccccccccaccccacccctgccccgcaGAGCTGGAACTGCCCAGCGTTGGAGTCAGAGCCCAGGCTCATAATCACTTTGTTAGGTGCCCACTTGCTCGGGCAGGTGGGatgggccggggtgggggtgggaggctacCCAGGCACCCAGCCCTCACTTGTTCTCGATGAGCATCTGCACCTTGTGGACGAGGTCCCGGGCAATCCGCAGGATCTCCTGGGCGTCGTGCCGCTCGGCGCGTTCTGGAGGACATGGGGGTCACCGTGGGGAGGTCTGTCCCCGTGTAAGGGACCGGGGGTTAGCTGGGCCCGGCTCCTACCATTGAAGAACTTGATGATGTCGGTGAAGTCCATGTTGTTGTCGCGGATGATCTCCCGGTAGACCTCCACCAGGGCCAGGGCGATGAACAGGACGAAGTGCTCGGAGGAGACGTGTCGGGCGGCCCAGATCACCTCCCACACGGCGAACACGTCCTCGTACGGCAGCTCTGggccacagagccaccaggctgAGCCACTGCCAGGTGGGCAGCGTGCCTGGGGCCCCTGCCCTTCCCAGAGGGGGATTCCCTAGGAGCGTGCGAGGTCTAGCCCTTCTGCCTGGGGGGTGCGGGAGGAGCAGCTCTGCTGACCCCACACTCTCTGGGGCCACTAGGTGGCATGCCTGGGCTTCGACTCTGGCGTGGGGGAGAGCCATGTTccccgggggtgggtgggggggaagcgCTTTCAGACACCCTACCGCCCAGGTGGGGGGCAAGGCACTGGGAATTTAAAAAGTATTCCAGGTGATTCCTAAGTGTGGGGTggtgagaagggggagggggagggggggagggtttCTTACTGGCTTGGGAGCCCACTCCCGCCCCTCCTTACCTCGCTTGAAGTCGAGCAGGAACCAGCGGTAGCAGAAGTAGAGGTGGGTGTAGTCCCCGTTCCGGTGCATGAGCTCAAACAGCTCTGAGTCCAGGATCTGGCGTTGATGGTGAGGTGAGGGACAGGACTGGACGCTGCCTCGCCCCACAGCCCTGCACCCCCTATCCGGGATTGCTCTGGCCCCCAAAGACCTGGCCAACATCCTGGTACCTGTGTCCTCTCCCCCTCCGGTGTCCCCATATGGGGCCGCACTCTTGCCCCCCCTTTTGGGTGCTATGGACGTCGTTTTCTAGGTGCTTGATTCATCCTCCCCCGACCCTCACTGGAACTGTCGTGGGTATGAGGGAGGGTTCGCCTCCCTAAGCCCACTGAGCCCCAGAGCACTGCCATGGAGGGGCTCCCATGCACAGTGACATCATCAAgagggcagacagcctcgtccttctcAAGAGAGGGCGTTGGTGCCTGTGCACTGTGTACTTCACACCTCACCCAAGGTCGCCTCAGTTTCTAACATTGGGAAACCGGTTTTTTTCTCAATGAGCACAATCAGAAGTGTACTGGAGGGTATGTCGTGAGCCGGGGTCAGCCTAGTGGCACGGGCGCCAGCGGGCTGCGGCCTCACCTGGATGAGCGCACGCATGTTGGCGAAGTGGGTGTCCATGGCGCCCCCGCTGGGGAAGTTCTGGCTCATCCTCGTCATGAGGTGGCTGAAACAGCTGTAGGCCAGCTGATCTGTGGGCAGACCAGACAGGAGTCAGGTCGGCAGGGTGTGACcgcttccccccctcctcccacccccgcctGGAAGCTGGTTTCTGCTCCCACTGCCCATCCCCGGGGGGCCTGAGTTTCCCTTCTCTGCCTTCAGTGGCCCCACCCCAGCACCATTTGGGGGGATGTGCTCTGGAGGCTGGGTAGGGGCCCCTGGTCCTCACCATTGTCAAGGATGACCAGGAGAGGTGCCAGCAGGTCACACATGCCTTGCACATAGCCCACGTCCAGGTGCTCCCACACATAGCTGAAATGACAGGAAGAGTCACAGCGGtggccccaccttcccctcccctccccagaacCAGGTTAAGGGGCAGACCATAGAGGGCCCCTGTAGCAGCCTTTCTGTCTACAGCCCCCAAGCCCTTCCTCAGGGTCCCACCGTCCACCCATAGGGCACTCAGGGACTCGGGAAGGGACACCCCAACGGGACTGGCAGGGACTAGGGAAGCCCTGGAGTGGCCCCAGCAGAGCCTGCTGCGGAGCCTGAGGGGGGTGGTTGTGGAGCTCATGTACCATATAAAATGGCCCCAACAGAGGGAGCCGCACTCTGACCGGATCCCAGGCCACCCTCCCGACTCTCAGAGGCACCTGCACATGATGTCTCGCAGCCGCTCAAGGTTGGAGGGCGTGAAGTACCAGTAGTTGCGGTCGCATCTCTGCACGTCTTTGTCTATGCGGTGCAGGTTTAAGGCCACGGTGTCTAGTAATTCTATCTGGAGGAGCAAAGGACGCTCAGAGTTGAGCCGGCCCAGGCCTTCTGGTGGGGGgatgcccaaagaaagatttgcaaccagggccaacaaggagagtagagataccaggaggattaggggacagttgggggagaaagggaatcaaccacaaggatcaacctataaccccctctcagggggacgaataacagaaaagtgggtgagggggcgacggaggacaatgtaagacatgaaaataataatctataacttatcaagggtttgtgagggagggtggacaggggagaaatggggagctgatatcgggctcaagtgagaagagaaggctttgacaatgatgatggcggcttatgtgcaaaggtgcttgacacactggaggaatgcatggattgtgataagagatgtaagagcccccaataaaagtaagaaaacacaaaaagaaagatgcACAGCAAAGGCAGGGGGCCAAGGGCACTGACCGAGAGGAGGCTGAGTGGGATATGCTGGTGGGGGGAGCCTAGTCAGCGACTTCCAGCAAGGTCAgtgcacccctccctccacccgcaGCCCGTGGGAGCAGTGCCCGCGTACAGTGTAGGCAGCGGCACACACAGCCTCCGCCAGTTCGCTGCCTGGTGGGGCCTTCTCCTGGCTGGGGTCTTGGGGCTCAGAGAATGCAAGGGCAGAACCAACTGGCCCTTCCGAGCCGTCCTCCTCCTCAAAGCCCATGCTCTGTCCCTCATCGAGGCTGGACTGGATGCCCGAGGCCACGGAGTAGTTCCGAGAGGACGGCAGGCCCGAGTCCGGCGAGTCAAACTCCACGGACTGCTGCTGCTCCACCACCACAGTGCCCGGCgtgcctgctccccgctcccgctCGGCCTTGGGCCTGGGCTCTTCAGTGCCCAGGGGCCCTGGCGGTTCCAGGTCATCCACAGAGAGGAACACCTGGTGGG
This window of the Tenrec ecaudatus isolate mTenEca1 chromosome 10, mTenEca1.hap1, whole genome shotgun sequence genome carries:
- the MNT gene encoding max-binding protein MNT, whose amino-acid sequence is MSIETLLEAARFLEWQAQQQQRAREEQERLRLEREREQEQKKASSLARLAHALPLEEPRIEAPPLPLSPPAPPPAPPPPLATPTPLTVIPIPVVTNSPQPLVPPPPLPPTAQSLPLAPRQPALVSTSGLSIKEPAPLPTRPQVPAPAPLLPDPKTTVAPTGSPKPLQPLPTPILTIAPHPGVQPQLAPQQPPPSTLGTLKLAPAEEVKSNEQKKRPGGIGTREVHNKLEKNRRAHLKECFETLKRNIPNVDDKKTSNLSVLRTALRYIQSLKRKEKEYEHEMERLAREKIATQQRLAELKHELSQWMDVLEIDRVLRQTGQPEDDQASTSTASEGEDNIDEEMEEDRAGLGPPKLSHRPQQELLKSALPPPSAAPPPPHPHPVALSPAHLPVQQQQPPQQKTPLAAPPPPPTAPAQTLVPAPAHLVASAGGGSTVIAHTATTHASVIQTVNHVLQGPGGKHIAHIAPSAPSPAVQLAPATPPIGHITVHPAALNHVAHLGSQLPLYPQPVAVSHIAHTLSHQQVNGTAGLGPPATVMAKPAVGAQVMHHPQLVGQTVLNPVTMVTMPSFPVNTLKLA